A window of Cucurbita pepo subsp. pepo cultivar mu-cu-16 chromosome LG06, ASM280686v2, whole genome shotgun sequence contains these coding sequences:
- the LOC111797467 gene encoding uncharacterized protein LOC111797467, which translates to MPATDFQSSSLPFTNIGRSIFTLRRDQVHSMESSAHDGVSFVSDLDFFQKQVTQRFQDLSSVSSEEILSLSWIRKVLDAFICCQEEFKIILFARKAEMCRAPMDRMVSDYLERSVKALDVCNVIREGIEQLRQWQKLLEIVLSALDDSSHKKTLGEGQFRRAKKALIDLAIAMLDENDANSPAIAQRNRSFGCSNGTRDNRLHFRSLSWSVSRSWSAARQLQAIGSNLTAPRANETMATNGLAVPVFTMNMVLLFVTWTLVAAIPCQDRGLNVHFSLPRQFAWAAPMLSLHDRILEESRRRERRNACGLLKEIHQIDKFAHIMNELADTAQFPLTNDREEEVRQRMQELSQICETLKIGLDPLERQIREVFHRIVRSRTEGLDFLGRGNNHE; encoded by the coding sequence ATGCCTGCTACTGATTTTCAGAGTTCTTCGTTGCCGTTTACTAACATTGGCCGTTCGATCTTCACTCTCCGCCGTGATCAAGTTCATTCCATGGAGAGCAGCGCCCATGATGGCGTCTCCTTCGTTTCCGATCTCGATTTCTTCCAGAAGCAGGTCACTCAACGGTTTCAGGATTTGTCGTCGGTTTCTTCTGAGGAGATTTTGTCGCTCTCGTGGATTAGGAAGGTTTTGGATGCTTTTATTTGTTGTCAGGAGgaatttaagattattttgtTTGCGCGGAAGGCGGAAATGTGTAGAGCGCCGATGGATAGGATGGTTTCGGATTACTTGGAGCGGAGCGTGAAGGCGCTTGATGTTTGTAATGTGATTAGAGAGGGGATTGAGCAGCTGAGGCAGTGGCAGAAGTTGTTGGAGATTGTGCTTAGTGCTTTGGATGATTCTAGTCACAAGAAGACTCTTGGTGAAGGCCAATTTCGCCGCGCGAAGAAGGCTTTGATAGACTTGGCGATTGCAATGCTCGATGAAAATGATGCCAATTCCCCGGCTATTGCACAGAGAAACCGTTCTTTTGGATGCAGTAATGGTACCAGAGACAATAGATTGCATTTCCGTTCGCTTTCATGGAGCGTTTCGCGTTCGTGGTCGGCCGCTAGGCAGCTTCAGGCCATTGGGAGCAATTTGACTGCACCGAGGGCGAATGAGACTATGGCTACCAATGGCCTGGCAGTCCCTGTTTTTACAATGAACATGGTATTGCTGTTTGTAACGTGGACTCTGGTAGCGGCGATTCCTTGCCAGGACCGTGGCTTAAATGTTCATTTTTCGTTGCCCAGGCAGTTCGCATGGGCGGCGCCAATGCTTTCACTTCACGATCGGATTTTGGAAGAATCGAGAAGGCGGGAAAGAAGAAATGCTTGTGGGTTGTTAAAGGAAATTCATCAGATCGATAAATTTGCACATATTATGAATGAATTGGCTGATACAGCACAGTTCCCCTTGACGAATGATAGGGAAGAAGAGGTGAGGCAAAGAATGCAGGAGCTATCTCAGATTTGTGAAACTTTGAAGATTGGTTTGGATCCTCTGGAACGACAGATCAGAGAGGTGTTCCATCGAATTGTACGCTCAAGAACAGAAGGGCTTGATTTTTTAGGACGAGGAAATAACCATGAATAG